The Methylomonas sp. UP202 DNA window CCGGCGACGTCGTCGTCGACGCAACGTTGGGTAACGGTCATGATGCCGCATTTCTGGCGCAATGCGTCGGAGCGGCCGGCACGCTGTTCGGATTTGATGTGCAAGCGCGCGCTTTGGAAAACACTCGGTCGCGCTTGCGCGAGGACGGTTTTCAAGGGCGGGCGGCGTTGACGCTGGCGAGTCACGCCGAAATGGCGGTTCACATTCCGCCACAATGGCACGGCAAGTTGGCTGCGGTGATGTTCAATCTCGGTTATCTGCCGGGCGGCGACAAAGCGGTCGTCACGACGGCGGCAGCGACGTTAACCGCCTTGGAAACGGCTTGTCGCTTGTTGGCCTCCACCGGGATCTTGACGGTATTGGCTTATCCCGGTCATCCGGGCGGGGATATCGAAACCGAACGGCTGACAACGTGGTGCCATGCGCTGGACCCGGCCGGTTTTGCCGTCGAACGGGTTGCCAGTGGATCGGACAAACCGACTGCTCCCCGGCTTTTTGCGATTCGAAAGCGAGTCCATCTGATATGATTGCGCTCCTTTTTTACCCACGGACTCGTAATATGACCGAATTCAACAACGTATCCATCGTCAAGCAAGCCAACGTCTATTTCGACGGTAAGGTTAACAGCCGGACCATTCTGTTTGCCGACGGCAGCCGCAAAACCCTGGGCTTTATGCAGCCCGGCGAATATACCTTCAACACCGGTGCGCCGGAGTTGATGGAAATTCTGGCCGGCGAACTGGATGTGCGCTTGCCGGGCAGCGATGCTTGGCAAACCGTCAAGGGCGGCGAGTCGTTTAACGTGGCCGGCAATGCCGAGTTTACGATGAAGGTTCGGGTGGCCAGCGACTATTGCTGTTCGTTTCTGGGCTGAGCCGGATGGAGAAGATAGCGATATTTGTCGATGTTCAAAACATTTACTACACGACTCGGCAACGCTATCAACGTCACTTCGATTACACCGCGTTTTGGCGTTTGGCGACCTCCGATGCGCAAGTCGTTGTCGCCATCGCCTACGCGATCGAGCGCGGGGACGGCAAGCAGCAGGCGTTTCAAAACATATTGAGAAATATCGGTTTCACGGTAAAACTAAAACCCTACATCTTGCGTCGCGACGGGAGCAGCAAGGGCGACTGGGATGTCGGCATCACGTTGGATGTGTTGGATTACGCCGCCGAAGTGGATCGGGTGATTTTACTGTCCGGCGACGGGGATTTCGAACCTCTGTTGCAGAAAATTCGTCGGGATCACGGTACGGCCAGCGACGTTTACGGCATTTACGGATTGACCGCGCCGGCGCTGATCAAGGCCGCCGACAATTTCATCGCGATCGCCGGTGGTTTGTTGAAAGCCGACGACAATCGCAAATCCTGAGTTGCTCGGCTTATTGTTCGACGTCCTCTTCGAGGATTTCCTTGCCTTTTTCCGCCGCCGCCGGCTCGGGTTTGGCGTCGGTGGAGTTCGCGGCGCCGGTCCGGCGCGGCAAGGTATCCGGCTCGTCGCTAAACATGCCGCTGATTTTTTCCCACATCGACCGGTCCAGTTCGCGCTTGGGTAAATCCACGCTGGTTTCGGTCGATTCCTTGACGACCGGCAGGGAACTGGGGCGGAAGTCGCCTTGGACACCCATCAGATTCTCGCCGTTGAAAAATAGCGAAATGCGTTTTTGCACGCGATCTTCGCCGCTGGGTTGTTCCGAGTATAAGTAATCCCAACGCCGCTCGTGAAAGGCGTCGGCCAGCATCGGCGAACCCATGATGTAAAGCACTTGGCGTTTGGTCATGTTTGGGCGAAGTTGATCGACCATGCTTTGGTCGATGATGTTGCCTTGCTCTATATCCAAAGAGTAAACGCCGGGGAGGTTGTTCAAAATGGTGGAGCAACCCGGCAGCGCCAGGCCGGCGGCGAGCAAAACGGCCAGTTTTTTCATTGCATCATCCAGTGAATTCGGTCGGAAACGGACGGCCATTATCCCATAATTCACCCAGCGCCTGACCGTAAAAAACGATACAATGCCCGGATTGACTGTTAGACGGGGATAGGCTTGTGGAAACTAAGGATTTGCGTAACGCCGGGTTAAAAGTGACGTTGCCCAGACTGAAAATTCTG harbors:
- a CDS encoding class I SAM-dependent methyltransferase, with translation MTRISLVERAHALVGECVKPGDVVVDATLGNGHDAAFLAQCVGAAGTLFGFDVQARALENTRSRLREDGFQGRAALTLASHAEMAVHIPPQWHGKLAAVMFNLGYLPGGDKAVVTTAAATLTALETACRLLASTGILTVLAYPGHPGGDIETERLTTWCHALDPAGFAVERVASGSDKPTAPRLFAIRKRVHLI
- a CDS encoding pyrimidine/purine nucleoside phosphorylase — translated: MTEFNNVSIVKQANVYFDGKVNSRTILFADGSRKTLGFMQPGEYTFNTGAPELMEILAGELDVRLPGSDAWQTVKGGESFNVAGNAEFTMKVRVASDYCCSFLG
- a CDS encoding NYN domain-containing protein; this translates as MEKIAIFVDVQNIYYTTRQRYQRHFDYTAFWRLATSDAQVVVAIAYAIERGDGKQQAFQNILRNIGFTVKLKPYILRRDGSSKGDWDVGITLDVLDYAAEVDRVILLSGDGDFEPLLQKIRRDHGTASDVYGIYGLTAPALIKAADNFIAIAGGLLKADDNRKS
- a CDS encoding outer membrane protein assembly factor BamE, with protein sequence MKKLAVLLAAGLALPGCSTILNNLPGVYSLDIEQGNIIDQSMVDQLRPNMTKRQVLYIMGSPMLADAFHERRWDYLYSEQPSGEDRVQKRISLFFNGENLMGVQGDFRPSSLPVVKESTETSVDLPKRELDRSMWEKISGMFSDEPDTLPRRTGAANSTDAKPEPAAAEKGKEILEEDVEQ